ATCAAAGTGGGAATTGGGAGTTTATTGAGCCTCTGCTGAAGGGTCTGGCGTCAGGAGGAACAGCCTGCTCCCTCAGGACAGGAGCTGGAGCCTCACACCCAGCACGTTCCCTGCGGTGCCTTGGGACCGTCCTTGGCTGATCGGAACCTTCCACGTTATCGTTTacaaggagggaggggagggattACAGGTGGAGTTTCAGGACCGGCTTGCAATGACCCTTCTTCCTGCCAGGCCAGGGAGCGCAGTGTCCTCCCTCCCGCCGAGCAGCCCCGTCCTGGGGGCCTGGCTGACCTCCCGGAGGCCAGGAGACACCGGACACAGCAGGTCACCCGGGACGCCAGCCAAAAAGCAGGACAGATGTGTCAGAATCCGTATTTGGCTTGAGTCTGCCGTCTGCTGAGCTTGTTTTCAGACCATGTGTTtttcagttccagttccctCTCCTTGGCCTGCAGAGATGGAGAGGATGCTGTTACCCTCCGTGTTTCAGTGACTCAGCAGCATTCCGGCCTCCTCCGGCCCCGCTCATGCAGATTACGGAGCCCTTCAGCCAGAAGCCTCGTTACAGGAGTTAGCACAATCATCCTGACAGAGGCCTGGATTAATTGGGATGCACAGGCATTTCATTCATGCTGCAAAGCAGCTTCTCGTGGGGATGGGCTCGCCAACCCTGGGGCAGAATCCAGCACAGGATCCCAGAGCCTCGGAACATGCAGgaagggcaaagcaaagccgaAAGCTCAGGACTGGGACCCCCTCAGGGCCAGGATTCACCTCTGGCCCCACCGGGTCTCACTGGGACTCGGGGGGTTCTCGGGGACAGTTGCTGGtccccagctgctggaggagcagctccaCCAGCCCAGCCTCGTGTTGCCAAGCATCAAACCCTGCAGTTCTGCCTGGGTCAGCTCCTACACCACAGGGAGGCCACTCACCTGATGGATCAGGTACGTGATCTGGTGTTTTCTCCTTTGCTGTCCTGTGGGCTGATCTCCTTTTTTCTAGAAAGCAGAAAGAGGTGaagtgttcagcctggagagatgCTTCCCTGGACAGCAAACCAAGACAAGGGCCTGCACGCAGTCATCCCAAGCAGCATTTGTTCCCTATTAAACCGCAGATTCCTTTGGCTGAAGCACTTCCTGGCTGGCCCTCCCCACCCACATGTCATCTTCTGGGGAGCTCTGCTGGTCTCCCACAGGTCATTATTTACCAGGTCCCTGTTCCCTCCCTGGTGACTGCCCAGCACCCACCACAGCTCCAGATGGGGCTGATGTGGGCACTGAGCAGAGGCTCCAACCCCAGCCTTCACCCTCCACCCCACCTTGCTGAATGACTTCATGGTCTTCTCCTCTGTCAAGGATTTGgtcagccactgctgggccccGCTCAGCTGGTCGTCACCTTTGATGTCCACAAAGTTGATCTCTTCCCTCCCACGATTCCGCTTGCCTTGCAGACGCTTGAACTGAAGGAAGAACAGAACAGCTGGAACTACACCAAACACTGACCTGACTCAAGGCACAGCAACAGTTTTCCAGCCAGAGTTATGATCTTTCAGagaattttgttttgctgtacATCAGAGTATCTAAAACTACTTAGCATGAAGGTTATAATCTCATTTTCCTACAGCATTTACTCCTGCTTCCAGATTTGATCAGGAGACCTTTGGAGTCCCAAGTCTCTCATTTTAAGAGCCACAGAAAAACCTCAAGTTTTGCTGCCAACACATTCACCTGGTCTGTACCAGCCACAGTGTGGCcacaggaccagggcagtgcccatcccctgtgctggcactgctgaggcacctccagtcctggggtcagtttggggccCCTCATGACGAGAAAGAGATTGAGgagctggagtgtgtccagagaagcaaacagagctggggaaggagctggagcacgaggggaggctcaggggggcccttctggctctccacaactccctgacaggagggtgcagccagtgaggggtcaggctctgctcccagggaacaagggacaggagaagagaaaatggcctcaagtggTGCCAGGGAAGGATTAGGCTGGATAGAGGGAATTCCTACACCCAGAGGGTTGTCCagtcctggcacaggctgcccagggcagtggtgaagTCCCCATCCccagagggatttaaaagccgtgtggatgtggcacttggggacatggtttagtggtggccttggcagtgctggggaatgaTTGCACTTGATGGtcttggaggccttttccaacctcagcaaCTGATTCCAttctatcctatcctatcctatcctatcctatcctatcctatcctatcctatcctatcctatcctatcctatcctatcctatccttaTCAGgcctgcagacccagctggagcaggatccCAGCAGACTGTGGGAAGGACTCCACACATGTCCACAACACAGGACGAGACCCCCCCAGAAAAACCACCCAGTCCACGCCACGGGAAACACAGGACGTGCTGGGGGGCAGGGCCGTGGCTGCCAAGGGGCTCCTGTGTtctggcagagctcagagccaAATTCCACAGGGGGACAGACAATGAAGTGCCAACCGCTTCGTCGTCGATGAAGGAGGAGTCGGTGCTCATCTCCTGCGGTGGGGCCTGGGCTGGTTCCACCTCTGGGTAGTACCCGCTGCTGTAGTAATCctggcagggaaagggaaaccAGCTGGTCACGAGAGCAATCCTGGAGCATCACTGAGCCATGGACCTGTCCCGTGGGCCAATTCCATCAGAGGGACAAACCAACAAATGCTTtgagggacttttcacaaggctctggagtgacaggacagggggaatggcttcccactgccagagggaaggattagatgggatattgggaaggaattcctccctgtgagggtggtgaggccctggcacaggttgcccagagaagctgtggctgcccctggatccctggaagtgttccaggccaggttggacagggcttggagcagcctgggatactgaaggggctggaactggatgggctttaaggtcccttccaacccaaaccagtctgtgattctatgaattatTAGAAACAACCTGGGCTCAGATACGAGCTCCAGTGAGCCCTGACTCTGCACCCTCACATCCAGGGCATTTTCACAGGAGTGCACCTGTCAAACATCTGTCCAGCAAAGAACATCTGGAGCTCTCATGCCATAGGAATATCCACTTGTGCCCAGTGCTGTGGCTCCCTGTCCTGGGTATCTTGGGCTGGATTCCCTGCCCCATGTCCCAAGTAGCTCTAAAGGGCTGGATTCCCAGGAGCACCCAGTAACTACCTTGAGCCCCTCGCTCAAGTACCTGTCCAGAGCCCCTCACTCCACCTCCGGCCAGTGAACCCACCTGGTAGTAGCTCCCGGGCTCGCCGTAGGCGGGGGGGAACTGGCCATAGGGGTGGCTGCCGTAGTCCTCGCCGGGTTtgggtgcccagctgtgctgaaCTCCGCTGGAGCCCGCGCCCGTCTTGAACTCCAGAGGGGCGTTAGCGGCCGCGTCCTGGAACTGGGGCTCCGGCTCTGTCCCGGGCGGAGGGTCCTCCGACCCCCCCGTGCCGGGGTACAGGTAGGGCTCGGCACCCGCGGCACTGGGCTCGCTCCTGTCGGACAAGGAGAAGTAGTTCTCTGGCTGCACCTCCTCGTcgctgtcctcctcctcctgggtgATCTGTTTGGTTACCTGCAGCGCCGCGCTCTTGGCCGCGGCTTTGATCGCCGACGGGGACGGAGTTGTGGGCACGGCCGGCTTGGGCACGGGTTTGGCTTTGGAGGAAGAGCTTGGGGCCTTGGCAGGCTTGGAGTCGGAAGCgttttctcctgctttcctcGAGAAGGCGTAGGGCAGGAGTAACCGATTGGTCTCTTTCACTGTCATGTTTTTGGGCTGAGGAAGCAAAGCGGACAAGCCGGAGCCCTCGCTGCGTCCCTGGTGAGGCCCATGCAGGACAAACGcaccacagaaagaaaagagtgaGATTATTCACTTTTCCTGACTTCCTGACAATCATCCCCCCCAGTTCTAACACCACCTGTGGGTTTCCCGCTGCTTGGCCACTCTGAACACACTGCACAAAAGGCCAAGGGGATTTGGAAGGGAAATGGGGTACTTGCAAATATCTGCCCAATTCCCAAATTAATGCCTCTTTTGCCAAGATTCAAATTGGTGAAATTGCCCAAAAAAAAGGACTTGAAAACCCACAGGATTTCAGGAATATCCCTATAGCCACGAGGTGATCAGAGTGGATGATTTACGCAAGTGGAAGCCCAAGACTGGTCACAGTACAACACTTTTTCCCGTGACAATTGTTTAACTGAGTGCCCTTGTTACCTACCTGAAGAGTATTCTTCTTCTTTGCTGGTTCATCTTCCTCTGAATCTGACTGAGAGAGAAAACCAGAGCTCAGCACAACCTGAGATGGTAAACTAAAGAAGTTGTGTTAATAAATCCcaggaaaataaacccaaagAGATGGAAGAACTCCAGGTGCACAGCAGCAGGTCAGGGCTCTCCTTCAGAGGGACAGACAGCAACAGAGTTACTGGAGGGGAAGCACAAACCACACAAAAGGTGTAAACTTCCCTGCAGGGATACAGAGAATTGTTCCCAATAATGCCGGAATTGCCAAATATCCAGTTAAAATTCAAGTGGAAAGCCTGGTTGGCAACAGCAAAGGCCCTAAGTATCCTTATAATTTCATGGCTCCTCAGAGAACTTGGAAGAGGCAACAAGGATTGAGGGCTTGTGCCAGTTTACCTCCAACCCATAAACCAGGGAAAGACAAGGAATGTGTGTAAACAAAGAGAGCTGGGAGTGACCTTAAACCCACGTGTTGGTTTGGGAGAGAGGACACACTGCAGCTGCCCTGGAGCATCTCCAGGGGATGAACTACAGCGATGGGAGGGATTTTAAGGAGAAAGAGGGAACAACTGAGGACGTCAGTCACAGGTCAGGGGACCTCCAGGAATCCCAAGTGGGAactgctcagagcagctccagtTTAAGGTACTTTTTGTCCCTTCAACATTCACTTGCTCAACACCAACAACATGCAGGATGTGTGGTCAGAGCCCACCCAGCAGAGCACGGAGAGGGGTAAAGCAGGAACAAATCCCTGTTCGCTCCAGCTGCCTGGAATCACACCACACTGCTGCAAGGAGGTAGGTGAAAAGTGGCTGTGATGGGCTGGGATATCCCTCACCTCTCTGTCCCAAAGGCTGAACCTCCAGAGCTCCGGCTCTGGAATCTGCCAGACTGGGATGGTCACCGGGAGCAGGGTGGTTCAGGAAGGGATGGGGAACCTGTGTCCTTCCCCCCTcttcccctgacccccccagacTCTTCCAGCAAAGCGACAGCACTGACTTCCTCTGGGCTCCCCCAAAGTGCTGCCAGGCCACTGTTAATGGACACTGTTTACAAATCTTTCCTCGAGCCACCTGTCCCCATGGAAATGACCCCAAGCTTCCAGTTCAGCTCTTCCTACAGCCACAGGCACTCCTGTCACGCCAAAACCAGCGACATGATTGTCACCTCCACATGACAACAGGCCAGGCTGGGGTGACCTGGTctcgtggaaggtgtccctgcctgtgggcagtgtggaacaggatgagttttaagggtctcttccaacccaaaccactccaggaTTCCAAGTGCTGGTTTAAatgagatattaggaagaaattcttctgtgagggtgctgaggcctggcacaggctgcccagagaagctgtggctgccccatccctggaagtgtcccaggccaggttggacagggcttggaccaacctgggacagtgaaaggtgtccctgcccgtggcagggaagtggaacaagatgagttctaaggtcccttccaacccacatAGAATCCACGATTCTATGACAGTGCTGTCCCAGAGGAAATGAGCAGTGGGGAGAGGATGAAACCTGCTCAGTGGGGATCCCGAGTTAAAaaccagggggacagggacctgcctttccctgctctcactGTCTGGGTTCACAAGCCCTGCAAGGCACagtaaacacacacacacacgaaaaaaaacccaacacaaaatGAGAGGGAAATGGTCACCTATAAGTTTGGATGATGCCTGAAGCCTTTAGATAAACAAGCAATAAATTGCCCAAAAAATCTATCACCTGCACAGCAAACAAAAGACTTTTTCGGGCTACAACGCCCTGCAGCTCCACATCATCAACTCGTTAACTCCACGAATAAAGAACGGTGCAGATAATCTGGGTTTGGCTGCATTATGATTATAAATAAGGTTTCTATATCAGTTTAATTCTGCAAAGCGCTTTAGGATTAGGGCAGGCAGCCAGGACAAATCTCCCCGTGGATGACACAACAATAGATCCCGGTACCTCGGTGTGAGGGAACGAGGGAAGAGACCCGCGGGGGGAGGTTTCACCCCCGAAGGGCTCGAGCAGGGGGTTTGTTCCATACTCACATCCCCCTTGTGCAGCTCGGGCGCCGCGATCCGCACCGGCTCCGTCCTCTTCTTTGGCTTGGGGAGGCCCAAACCCGCCCCGGGGGAGGCAGCGGGGGGCGGGCTGAGGGGGGAGGCGGCGGTGGCCGCATTCCTGGGGGGCGGCAGGAGGAGCCCCCtcggccgggggggctccgcgGCCCCGTCCCCGCTGGCGGCCTGCTCCGGGGGACTCTCGGCTCCGGCCTGCCCCGGCGGGGCGCTGCCGAAGCCGCTCACGGCGGGCGGGGGGCCCATGAGGAACGCCGGGGGCACGGCGGGGGCTCTgggcgggggcagcgcggcGAAAAGCCCCCGGGACGAGGGCTGCTCGGCTGCGGCCGGGGGAGAATCGGCggcttcctcctcctcgcccGCAGGCTCCTCCGCATCGCTGTCCTCCTCGCTGCTAGCGTAGGCCACGAGGGACATGGCCCCAGGGAGGGCGGCCCTTCGCGGGCAGCAGCCGCTACGCGAGGCCGGGGATCCACCCTCCGCGCTAGGCCGCACCGCCGCCGCGCCTTCAGCGCCCGCAGCGGGGAGGaaggggcgggcgggggcgagGCTACGCCGCCATGGCGGCCCCTCCCCgtgcggcggcggggccgcggagCGAGGCGAGGCgacggcggcggctccgcgctCCCGGTAATGGCTGCCGGCAGCGCCCCGCTGCCCGCGCTGCAGCGACGCCGGACTACAACTCCCGGCGTGCCGCGCGAGCAGCGACGCGCCCGCCTCCCGATGTGCCCCGCCGCGAGGCACCACGGGAAATGTAGTCTGTGGTGCCACGCGGTGGGACCCCCGGGCGGGACCGGGACAAGGCCCGGGCACAGGGGGGATGCGGGAAGGCCCCGGGGGACGGGACGGAACGGGACGGGTATGGGGATAAGAATGAGGAAgaagacgaggatgaggaggcgGGAGGGCCCAACCCACCCGCGCCAGGCCACTCGATTCATTGCCAAACCGAGCCCTGAGCTGGGACTGAGGCTCCCGGTGTGTCCCCGGCACCCGGTGCGGCGTCGCTGTGGAATACAGACCGGGAGTCTGCGGGGGCTCTCCCTGCCTTCCATCCTTTCATCCCGGGGTAGTTTGGGGTAGGATCAGTGCTGTGAGCCCCAGCGGAAGCTGCTGGACTGGGATGCAGGAGGCCTGGCCAGGACCTGGTTTATCCCTCCGGCGCTTTGCTGATTTTCGGTTTGACGCCTTTGACCTCCTTCTGGGTCGTTCTGGCCTTAATAAGCAGTGAGCTGGGCTCGAATTTGGGTCCCCAACACCCAGGGAAGCgatttgcagagctgctgtgaagTACCGGCACAAGTAATTAAAGCAAAATTGAGATAAATGAGGAGCGTATCCCGAACCCTCTGTCATTTGGAACGGTGTGAAATCCAGCCAACGTGCCCCGTCCCACCCCTCCTGGCCTGTTCTGGAGGGCTGAGGAGtgttaaaaatacagtattaaaAATAGGCATTGAGGCCTTGGGGAGCGGGAGGGACAGGCACGGGAGGATTCCAGGAGCTGGGACACACGAGTTAGGTTTTCCCCCACTCCTTACACGGCTGTGACCTGGGAGGGCAAAGCCAAGCGATCCCAGCACAAGGACACtcaggaggaggacgaggagaaggaaggtgtccctgtggcCACGGAACTGGTCTGGCTCTCAGAAAGTCCCGCCTGTATCAGCCTCTCTTCAGCAACCCCTTTCCCTGAGAATGTGGGTTCCATATCCACCAGAAACAGCAAGACTTTGTCTTTGCTGTCACACACATGAGTGCGGCCACTTGAAGAGCGAACCCCCATCACAGGGGCTGAACCCCAGAGCATTTCAAAGCCCTCTCACAGCTCCACCAAACCGCTCTACAAATCCAAAGGAAACCAGAATGGAGACGGGGATTTTTGTGGATCAGGCCCACTGTTGCTGTCACTTCCCCAGCAAAACAGAGTCATAGTTTGGGCTGGAAGTGAACATAAAGATCGTCCTGGGGATTGGTTGGGATCTTCctggcagatttttttctctccctcctaaGTGTctgggtttttaaatttttaggaTTTAGGTAAGGGAAAGGGGTGATGCCCTGAGAAGCACAGAGTGGTTCAACCACCCCAAGCTCTAATACAAGGCAGCCCTCATCCTCTGCCAAGGAAAATCAACAAGGACtctggcagggagaggagggactCAGTTTAAACAAGGTCtggctcttgctgtgcagaaggAGGGAGGAATCCTTGTTTCCCTCGGCCTTTGTCCATTTTTCCATTGCAGGTGGAGATTCCTTGAGACTGGTCTCACCCTGAGGCAGCAGGATCCTGCTGTCAGCTGTGACCCTGAGGATTATTTATTTGTGTTACTTTGCAGCTTGCTAGCAGAAATTAAGCCAAGGAAAGCACACggggctggaaagaaaagagcccagcccaggagcCCCGACTGCCAGGTCAGGGTGGAGGTTCTGGTCTTGCGAACGACTTAATCTGTGTTTAATTTAATCCCAGGTATTTGCTTGGGCCCAGCTTGCAGCCCCTCACCCCAacagggacagcagcacccAGGTTTGGTCTGACACTGGGACCAAGGTGATGATTTATTTACTCCCCTGGTGACTTTGTCACCCTGTAACCCCACGCCGAGGCTGGCTAGGGCCCAGACTTCCTACCCAGGCATCCAGAGatttcccctgcaccctgagcAATTCCGGGAGCTCCAGCccaggctctgcaggacagGGGGTTTCTAAGGAAAAATTCTTTGTTCTGCTGGGGGTGAATGGGGCAGCTCAGCCGAGGGGACCCTGGGTGGGCACCAAACGCTCCCAAGCCttgattttctctcttttcaaaGGCTGACCTCCCTCTCCCATCACGTATTCAGCTGTAGCCAGGATGTGGGTTTTAGGGATGCTGCTACACTGGGTTTACATCATCTTACACTGGATTTACACTGGTTTTGCACTGGTTTACACCAGTTTTACCCTGTTACACATGGGTTTAGACTGGCTTTGCACTGGTTTGCACCAGTTTTGCACAGTTACACATGGTTTTACATTTTCACACTGATTTGCACGTTTTGAACTGTTTTACATGGTTTCTCCATGTATGTTGTTTTACAGCAATCGTGCACCCTTTTTACATAGGCTTACACTGTCTCACGCAGCCCTGTTTTGTATTGGTTTAAAACCAGTTTTGCACCGTTTTACGCGATTTTATGCTGTTTTCGCACTGTTTTACAGCGTTCTACACCATTTTGGTGCTGTTTCACACTGGTTTTGCACTGTTTTACACGTGTTCTTCACGGTTTCACATTATAGTTATGCACCGTTTTACGTGTTTTTACACCATTTCGGTGCTGTTTTACGCTGCTTTTGCACTGCCTTACACCGGGCTCACGCCCGTTTTCCGCTG
The nucleotide sequence above comes from Aphelocoma coerulescens isolate FSJ_1873_10779 chromosome 25, UR_Acoe_1.0, whole genome shotgun sequence. Encoded proteins:
- the PRCC gene encoding proline-rich protein PRCC: MSLVAYASSEEDSDAEEPAGEEEEAADSPPAAAEQPSSRGLFAALPPPRAPAVPPAFLMGPPPAVSGFGSAPPGQAGAESPPEQAASGDGAAEPPRPRGLLLPPPRNAATAASPLSPPPAASPGAGLGLPKPKKRTEPVRIAAPELHKGDSDSEEDEPAKKKNTLQGRSEGSGLSALLPQPKNMTVKETNRLLLPYAFSRKAGENASDSKPAKAPSSSSKAKPVPKPAVPTTPSPSAIKAAAKSAALQVTKQITQEEEDSDEEVQPENYFSLSDRSEPSAAGAEPYLYPGTGGSEDPPPGTEPEPQFQDAAANAPLEFKTGAGSSGVQHSWAPKPGEDYGSHPYGQFPPAYGEPGSYYQDYYSSGYYPEVEPAQAPPQEMSTDSSFIDDEAFKRLQGKRNRGREEINFVDIKGDDQLSGAQQWLTKSLTEEKTMKSFSKKKGDQPTGQQRRKHQITYLIHQAKERELELKNTWSENKLSRRQTQAKYGF